A genomic region of Cloacibacillus sp. contains the following coding sequences:
- the pheT gene encoding phenylalanine--tRNA ligase subunit beta, with product MKLSYNWIKKYAELPADLTMAKLSYDLTMSTVEVEDAVSLADNLAGLVVGRILTVEPHPDADKLRICTVDTGDIAPSVIVCGGVNLYAGEDVVVAKPGAWVKWHGEGEPVEIKPAKLRGVMSFGMICSSGEVGLGELFPAEHAVIMDITEFHAKPGAAVAEALGLDDIILEIDNKSMTNRPDLWGHYGMARELAAIYKCPLKPIEAATFAAAPESLKVDIQAPDRCARYIGLVIDGVKNVESPFELKSLLWRVGIRPINLPVDITNYVMLASGQPTHGFDSSHISGGITVRRAASGEKLQLLDGETLDLTTEDLVIADDKAPVALAGVMGGKLDSILDDTTKLILEVANFDALSIRRTSQRFDVRTEASSRYEKGIDPQRADEAAAIAIDAFKKYFPEARVTAYTDNYPKPLARAVVDVELGFLRRRLGKELGADEIISILSLLGFKTEARGETLHIEAPTWRSTGDISLPDDILEEVARLMGYENFEYAPPTVVLEKAVNQKKPELDRAVREYLAFRCNMQEVFTYPWIEDEYVKAAAIPEAQMLQLSTPPAPDESHLRSSLVPGLLKAITTNLRYYSEFKIFELTQVFFDRNYTSPSGTDEMLPEMARHLGAAFVGGDARQLFREAKGVLEYMHRGARMEPLSFAQETKPDWADEKLWVNVACCGQTIGSIALVSPKSAKAAGIKRSLAVLFEIDVEKLAPLPSRQNEFTHLPEYPLSDFDLSIVFDDGVAWADIEAIVKKVDLVKKVMFIDEYRGAQIGAGKKSVSFRVWIGSDKGTLTSEQIETASKQTVKKIGKKFGGDVRGA from the coding sequence ATGAAACTTTCATACAACTGGATAAAAAAATACGCGGAGCTTCCGGCAGATCTCACAATGGCCAAGCTTTCCTACGACCTTACGATGTCTACCGTTGAAGTGGAAGACGCGGTAAGCCTCGCTGACAACCTGGCGGGCCTCGTAGTCGGACGCATACTGACGGTTGAGCCGCACCCCGACGCGGACAAACTGCGCATCTGCACGGTGGACACGGGAGACATTGCGCCCTCCGTCATTGTCTGCGGCGGAGTGAACCTATACGCCGGAGAGGACGTTGTGGTGGCAAAGCCCGGCGCGTGGGTGAAATGGCACGGCGAGGGCGAACCTGTCGAGATAAAGCCCGCCAAGCTGCGCGGAGTGATGAGCTTCGGCATGATATGCTCCTCCGGCGAAGTGGGGCTTGGAGAACTGTTCCCTGCGGAGCACGCGGTCATCATGGACATAACTGAGTTTCACGCAAAACCCGGCGCGGCGGTAGCGGAGGCGCTCGGCCTCGACGACATCATCCTTGAGATAGACAACAAATCAATGACCAACCGCCCCGACCTCTGGGGACACTACGGCATGGCGCGCGAGCTTGCCGCCATTTATAAATGTCCGCTGAAGCCGATAGAGGCGGCAACTTTTGCGGCAGCTCCCGAGTCCTTGAAGGTGGATATTCAAGCGCCTGACCGATGCGCGCGCTACATAGGCCTTGTCATCGACGGCGTGAAAAACGTTGAGTCGCCGTTTGAATTAAAGAGCCTGCTCTGGCGCGTCGGCATTCGCCCGATAAACCTTCCGGTCGACATCACGAATTACGTCATGCTCGCCAGCGGTCAGCCGACGCACGGCTTTGACAGCAGCCACATAAGCGGCGGCATAACGGTGCGCCGCGCGGCTTCCGGCGAAAAGTTACAGCTTCTTGACGGCGAAACGCTGGACCTCACGACGGAAGACCTAGTCATCGCGGACGACAAAGCGCCGGTCGCGCTTGCGGGCGTCATGGGCGGAAAACTTGACTCAATCCTTGACGATACTACGAAGCTCATCCTCGAAGTTGCGAATTTCGACGCGCTCTCCATCCGCCGCACCTCCCAGCGTTTTGACGTGCGCACCGAGGCCTCCTCGCGCTACGAAAAAGGCATCGACCCGCAGAGAGCGGACGAGGCAGCTGCTATTGCGATTGACGCCTTCAAAAAGTATTTCCCGGAGGCGCGTGTAACAGCTTACACCGATAATTATCCAAAGCCGCTAGCGCGTGCCGTAGTCGACGTGGAACTCGGCTTCCTGAGAAGACGCCTTGGCAAGGAACTAGGCGCGGATGAAATAATCTCGATACTTTCGCTGCTTGGCTTCAAAACTGAGGCGCGCGGCGAGACTCTGCACATAGAGGCGCCCACATGGCGCTCCACAGGCGACATCTCGCTGCCCGACGACATTCTGGAAGAGGTCGCGCGTCTTATGGGCTACGAGAACTTTGAATACGCGCCGCCCACCGTAGTGCTGGAGAAGGCGGTCAACCAGAAAAAGCCGGAACTCGACAGAGCGGTGCGCGAATACCTCGCCTTCCGCTGCAACATGCAGGAGGTCTTCACCTACCCGTGGATAGAGGACGAATACGTGAAGGCGGCCGCCATTCCCGAGGCTCAAATGCTTCAGCTTTCAACGCCTCCCGCGCCGGACGAAAGCCATCTGCGTTCGTCGCTCGTGCCGGGACTGCTCAAAGCGATAACGACGAACCTGCGCTATTATTCTGAATTTAAAATATTTGAGCTGACGCAGGTCTTCTTTGACAGAAACTACACCAGCCCCAGCGGAACCGATGAAATGCTGCCCGAGATGGCGCGTCACCTTGGCGCTGCCTTCGTGGGAGGGGACGCGCGTCAGTTATTCCGCGAAGCAAAAGGCGTGCTGGAATATATGCACAGGGGCGCGCGCATGGAGCCGCTCTCATTTGCGCAGGAGACAAAGCCCGACTGGGCCGATGAAAAGCTGTGGGTCAACGTCGCCTGCTGCGGACAGACGATAGGCAGTATAGCTCTAGTTTCGCCAAAGAGCGCAAAGGCGGCCGGCATCAAAAGAAGCCTCGCCGTGCTCTTTGAGATAGACGTCGAAAAGCTCGCGCCTCTGCCCTCGCGCCAGAACGAATTTACGCATCTGCCAGAGTATCCGCTCTCTGATTTCGACCTCTCCATCGTCTTTGACGACGGCGTGGCCTGGGCCGACATCGAAGCTATAGTAAAAAAGGTCGACCTCGTCAAAAAAGTAATGTTCATTGACGAATATCGCGGCGCTCAGATAGGAGCTGGCAAAAAATCCGTCTCCTTCCGCGTCTGGATAGGCTCGGACAAGGGCACGCTCACATCGGAGCAAATTGAGACCGCGTCGAAACAGACCGTTAAAAAAATAGGCAAGAAATTCGGCGGAGATGTCCGCGGAGCCTAA